One window of the Clostridium sp. MB40-C1 genome contains the following:
- a CDS encoding AAA family ATPase: protein MNKFDIINNSCITPNIFFIGDTNGGEVMKINNINIQGVGGIKNLYLEFNDGLNLICGANGIGKTTILESISHAFSSNFSYSNTLKRHVNCEIGKITLEYNTKGEVKEHNYSIKEFEAYKKELMKGRYEESPSVLVFKTHRSIDYTKLDGIKADQEANEYLTGENIDIGIKSSDIKNWFINRTLFSKQDNSLNNEQVENLNLALKCFSILDNTTKFSRIIPDTLDIIVNTSQGEIYFEYLSSGYKSCFYILLGIIKEIEYRFKDPYIKVKDFNGIVLIDEIDLHLHPEWQSKIICALKKIIPNAQIIATTHSPNMVQAVLPNEIIALTRNEKGDIHIKELNLGKYGLQGWTIEEILVDVMGLSSTSSKLYLDTIKAFDKAMDDDNVDEIKKIYRILNEMLHPNNPIRKILKIQMAGLEK, encoded by the coding sequence ATGAATAAATTTGATATTATTAACAATAGTTGTATAACTCCAAATATATTTTTTATTGGAGATACAAATGGAGGAGAAGTAATGAAAATTAATAATATTAATATACAAGGTGTTGGTGGAATAAAGAATCTATACTTAGAGTTTAATGATGGATTAAACTTAATTTGTGGGGCAAATGGTATAGGGAAAACCACTATATTAGAATCAATATCACATGCCTTTTCAAGTAACTTTTCATATTCAAACACACTAAAGAGACATGTAAATTGTGAGATTGGTAAAATAACTTTAGAATATAATACTAAAGGAGAAGTAAAAGAGCATAATTATAGCATTAAAGAATTTGAAGCATATAAAAAGGAATTAATGAAGGGGCGTTATGAAGAAAGTCCATCAGTTTTAGTATTTAAAACTCATAGGTCTATAGACTATACTAAATTAGATGGAATTAAAGCAGATCAAGAAGCTAATGAGTATTTAACAGGTGAAAATATTGATATAGGAATTAAATCATCTGATATAAAAAATTGGTTTATAAATAGAACGCTTTTTTCTAAACAAGACAATTCCCTTAATAATGAGCAAGTTGAAAATTTAAATTTAGCATTAAAATGTTTTAGTATATTAGATAATACCACTAAATTTTCAAGAATTATTCCAGATACTTTGGATATAATAGTGAACACCTCACAAGGTGAGATTTATTTTGAGTATTTATCATCTGGATATAAGTCTTGCTTTTATATTTTATTAGGTATTATTAAAGAAATTGAATACAGATTTAAAGATCCGTACATTAAAGTGAAAGATTTTAATGGAATAGTATTAATTGACGAAATAGATTTACATCTTCATCCTGAATGGCAATCTAAAATTATTTGTGCATTAAAAAAAATTATTCCTAATGCACAAATTATAGCAACAACACATAGTCCTAATATGGTTCAAGCAGTATTACCTAATGAAATTATAGCATTAACACGAAATGAAAAAGGTGATATACACATAAAAGAACTAAATCTTGGTAAGTATGGTTTACAAGGGTGGACAATTGAAGAGATATTGGTAGATGTAATGGGTCTAAGCAGTACGTCTTCTAAGCTATATTTGGATACTATAAAAGCATTTGATAAAGCTATGGATGATGATAATGTAGATGAAATTAAAAAAATATATAGAATTTTAAATGAAATGTTACATCCCAATAACCCTATTAGGAAAATATTGAAAATTCAAATGGCAGGTTTGGAAAAATGA
- a CDS encoding holin family protein — protein sequence MDKQNIFNAIVAGAGTVFTGLFGGWDLALQILIIFMILDYTMGVVIAWINKKLSSKTGFKGLLKKSVIFAVLIVAVSLDKLLNTGSWVFRTLVCYFYIANEGISILENCACLGVPIPKQLRDTLAQLKEGNKKEIK from the coding sequence ATGGATAAGCAAAATATATTTAATGCAATTGTTGCAGGAGCAGGGACAGTATTTACAGGATTGTTTGGAGGTTGGGATTTAGCATTACAGATTTTAATAATATTTATGATATTAGATTATACAATGGGTGTAGTAATAGCATGGATTAACAAGAAATTATCTAGTAAAACAGGATTCAAAGGACTTCTTAAAAAGTCTGTTATATTTGCAGTTCTTATAGTGGCCGTTAGTTTAGATAAGTTGCTTAATACAGGAAGTTGGGTTTTTCGTACCCTTGTTTGTTATTTTTACATAGCAAATGAGGGTATTTCTATTTTAGAGAATTGTGCATGTTTAGGAGTACCTATACCAAAACAACTCAGAGACACTCTTGCACAACTTAAAGAAGGGAATAAAAAAGAAATTAAGTAG
- a CDS encoding N-acetylmuramoyl-L-alanine amidase: MKIIDTNLKFRNVLPHNNSPKNIVLHHTECNGWSVDRLHQLHKNEFGWNGIGYHFYIRKDGRIYRGRPESTMGSHCKGFNRNSLGIAFEGDYQNTDKIMPQAQLNSALWLVGVLKNKYGNMGIYGHREVGSSNCPGRYFPLNNFKNSTIHVQNSGGSVEGRYGIVTASVLNVRETNSIDSKIIRQLKEGTKIKIYKQYGNWYSIYPTGCVYGKYIRLL, from the coding sequence ATGAAAATAATAGATACAAATTTAAAATTTAGAAATGTTTTACCACACAACAATAGCCCTAAAAATATTGTATTACATCACACAGAATGCAACGGATGGAGTGTAGATAGGTTACATCAGCTTCACAAGAATGAATTTGGATGGAATGGAATAGGCTATCATTTTTATATTAGAAAAGATGGTCGAATTTATAGAGGTAGACCGGAATCCACAATGGGATCACACTGCAAAGGATTTAATAGAAATTCACTAGGGATAGCTTTTGAAGGAGATTATCAAAATACAGATAAAATTATGCCACAGGCACAATTAAATTCTGCGTTATGGCTTGTAGGTGTATTAAAGAATAAGTATGGTAATATGGGAATATACGGGCATAGAGAAGTAGGAAGTTCTAATTGTCCAGGAAGATATTTCCCTTTAAATAATTTTAAGAATAGTACAATCCATGTACAAAATAGTGGTGGCAGTGTGGAGGGTAGATATGGAATAGTTACAGCATCTGTTTTAAATGTCAGAGAAACAAACTCTATAGATTCCAAGATTATAAGACAGCTTAAGGAAGGCACTAAGATCAAGATTTATAAGCAATATGGTAATTGGTACAGTATCTATCCAACTGGATGCGTTTATGGTAAATATATAAGATTATTATAA
- a CDS encoding DUF4352 domain-containing protein, translating into MKLRKAVPIIISTLVIGLFVGCGSNAKSTSTSAKNSKTLNKEEFEQMYTDVSKFKGDKVDFYARIFIEPDKDDKGTYFQCYANNSDKLNTMVGIGDPKLDVKDGDIVHIVGTVKDKFEGENAIGGKVAAPVIQADKIDKSDYATAFDPAIKTIKIDKEINQNGYVLKLNKVEVAKNETRAYVTITNNTKNKINFYDFNSKLTQGSKQIAEGEQSFGANYKKVQSEIMPGVKEEGIVLFKQVDPKGDNLKIHFEGSSENYELQFKPFTFDIKLK; encoded by the coding sequence ATGAAATTAAGAAAAGCCGTACCAATAATTATTTCTACATTAGTAATTGGATTGTTTGTAGGCTGTGGAAGTAATGCTAAAAGCACAAGCACAAGTGCTAAAAATTCTAAAACATTAAATAAAGAGGAATTTGAACAAATGTATACAGATGTAAGCAAGTTTAAAGGAGATAAAGTTGATTTTTATGCTAGAATATTTATTGAACCAGATAAAGACGATAAGGGAACATATTTTCAATGTTATGCGAATAATAGTGATAAGCTAAATACTATGGTAGGTATAGGTGATCCTAAGTTAGATGTAAAAGATGGAGATATAGTACATATTGTAGGAACAGTTAAAGACAAGTTTGAGGGTGAAAATGCAATTGGCGGGAAAGTAGCTGCTCCTGTTATACAAGCTGATAAAATAGATAAGTCAGATTATGCTACAGCATTTGATCCTGCAATCAAAACTATAAAAATAGATAAGGAAATAAATCAGAATGGATATGTACTAAAACTTAATAAGGTTGAAGTAGCTAAAAATGAAACTAGAGCTTATGTAACCATAACTAATAATACTAAAAATAAAATAAATTTCTATGATTTTAATAGTAAATTAACACAAGGAAGTAAACAAATAGCTGAAGGTGAACAAAGCTTTGGTGCTAACTATAAAAAAGTTCAATCTGAAATAATGCCTGGAGTTAAAGAAGAAGGAATTGTTTTATTTAAACAAGTAGATCCTAAAGGAGATAATTTAAAAATACATTTTGAAGGTTCTTCTGAAAACTATGAGTTACAATTTAAACCTTTTACTTTTGATATTAAATTAAAATAA
- a CDS encoding helix-turn-helix transcriptional regulator, which produces MALKNRLLEIRLAKGYKFQKDFAEFLGVSSWLYNRWEKNAVQPSTEALLDISLKLNIKMEDIVYKVPTEE; this is translated from the coding sequence ATGGCACTAAAAAATAGATTATTAGAAATAAGACTAGCTAAAGGCTATAAGTTTCAAAAAGACTTTGCAGAGTTTTTAGGTGTAAGCTCATGGTTATATAATAGATGGGAAAAGAATGCAGTTCAACCTAGTACAGAAGCATTGTTAGATATATCGTTAAAATTAAATATTAAAATGGAAGATATAGTTTATAAAGTACCTACAGAGGAATAG